In Chloroflexota bacterium, the following are encoded in one genomic region:
- a CDS encoding transposase, with the protein ANRQEAERLLAQLVEKYQKRAARLSTWTEENIPEGLTVFAFPEAHRRRLRTSNGLERLHREIRRRSRVAVLFPNEASCLRLVTAVVMEISEEWQTGRVYLRLDAD; encoded by the coding sequence CGCCAATCGGCAGGAAGCGGAACGCTTGTTAGCCCAGTTGGTGGAGAAGTACCAGAAGCGAGCTGCTCGACTTTCGACCTGGACGGAAGAGAACATTCCCGAAGGCCTAACAGTCTTCGCCTTTCCTGAAGCCCATCGGCGTCGCTTGCGCACCAGCAATGGCCTGGAGCGACTGCATCGTGAGATACGGCGCCGATCTCGAGTAGCGGTGCTCTTTCCCAACGAGGCTTCCTGTCTGCGGCTGGTCACAGCCGTTGTCATGGAGATCAGCGAGGAGTGGCAGACCGGCAGGGTTTACTTGCGTCTCGATGCGGATTAG